A genomic stretch from Salarias fasciatus chromosome 18, fSalaFa1.1, whole genome shotgun sequence includes:
- the LOC115404881 gene encoding epidermal growth factor receptor substrate 15-like 1 isoform X2 — translation MAALMTLSQLSSGNPVYENLYRQLDPGNTGKISAGDAAQFLKRSGLSDSTLGKIWDLADSERRGYLDKRGFFVALRLVASAQGGNDISLNNLNQNLAAPKFRDTSSPLLTVSAPASDSQWAIRPDEKGKFEGIFESLSPVNGLLPGEKVRPVLINSKLPLDVLGKIWDLSDVDKDGYLDKEEFIVAMHLVYRAMEKDPVPTTLPTSLIPPSKRKKSAVGLPGAVAVLPALSGLTPGSTPLKETLRSTPPLSSTTPLIPSAVSLSPQHSFKSPSQPSVNWAVPVADRERYDEIFRKTDSDNDGLVTGGEVIEIFMQSSLSQTMLAQIWGLADTKQTGKLSREQFSVAMYLIQQKVKKGIDPPSTLPPDLIPPSERTAASGLNYAGLMSSVRPELVALANIRRDSTSSTGSVELTGIKELDDLSQEIAQLQREKFILEQEIKEKEETIRQKNSDVLDMQNDLDRESSNLQDLESQKQDAQERLEEMDQQRSKLEGMLNDVKQKCQEESQMISSLQSQIRSQETDLRSQEDDLSRTKADLSRLQEEEAQLEQSLLSGRVQLDSIIKSLKTTQEEINQARGKLSLIQDSQKEMSKTIEEYNNALSDMNGGNFSALPDLSEGFAHKENGGFRAADDSFKSRIAMFNNNSVKEAPVDPFKTEDPFKSDLFQDPFGGDPFKESDPFKGTSSEDFYKKTDKSDLFGSADPFGRKPTPPVKPSAFSSDPFSSNSTKQNSDLFGKADPFGSKGGGFADFSQMSKKSDNPSLPSKKSVPNRPAPPYGAPGLSAAEPPQSVCSTDPFVSKASRDCPVGFADFGSFGSESQQLEWAKRESEREEQERLRRLRLQEQQDLELAIALSRADMPNA, via the exons ATGGCGGCGCTCATGACGCTCAGTCAG CTATCGAGTGGAAACCCAGTATATGAAAACTTGTATAGGCAG cTCGATCcaggaaacacaggaaaaatATCAGCTGGCGATGCAGCTCAGTTCCTTAAGAGGTCAGGTTTGTCTGACAGCACGCTGGGGAAG ATTTGGGATTTGGCAGATTCAGAACGAAGAGGCTACTTGGATAAACGG GGTTTCTTCGTAGCTTTGAGACTGGTTGCTTCAGCGCAGGGTGGAAATGACATCAGCCTTAATAACCTCAACCAAAACTTAGCAGCGCCCAAATTT AGAGATACGAGCAGCCCATTATTAACCGTTTCAGCACCAGCATCTGACTCACAATGGGCAATACGG CCTGATGAAAAAGGAAAGTTTGAGGGAATTTTTGAGAGTCTGTCTCCGGTCAATGGCCTTCTCCCCGGTGAAAAAGTCAGGCCAGTTTTGATCAACTCCAAGCTACCTCTGGATGTATTAGGAAAG ATTTGGGACCTAAGTGATGTGGACAAAGATGGATACTTGGACAAAGAGGAGTTCATAGTG GCCATGCATCTTGTCTATCGCGCCATGGAGAAGGATCCTGTCCCAACCACCTTACCCACATCCCTCATCCCCCCTTCCAAAAGGAAAAAGTCTGCGGTTGGTCTTCCAGGTGCCGTGGCCGTGCTCCCTGCCTTGTCCGGTCTTACGCCGGGCTCGACTCCGCTCAAAGAGACCCTCCGTAGCACTCCTCCTCTGAGTAGCACCACTCCCCTCATCCCCAGCGCTGTCAGCCTTTCTCCACAACACTCCTTCAAGTCCCCCTCACAG CCTTCGGTGAACTGGGCCGTCCCGGTGGCCGACAGAGAGCGATACGACGAAATCTTCAGGAAAACCGACAGCGACAACGACGGCCTCGTCACGGGCGGCGAGGTCATCGAGATCTTCATGCAGTCGTCTCTCAGCCAGACCATGCTCGCTCAGATATG GGGCCTCGCTGACACCAAGCAGACCGGGAAGCTGTCCCGGGAGCAGTTCTCTGTGGCCATGTATCTCATTCAGCAGAAGGTCAAGAAAGGCATCgaccctccctccacccttcctccagaTCTGATCCCCCCATCAGAAAGGACAGCAGCGTCGGGGCTT AACTATGCCGGCCTCATGTCTTCTGTGAGACCGGAACTTGTGGCACTAGCTAATATACGCAGA GACAGTACCAGCTCCACGGGGTCGGTGGAGCTGACAGGCATCAAAGAGCTGGATGACCTCAGCCAGGAAATAGCTCAGCTGCAGAG AGAGAAATTCATCCTCGAGCAGGAGAtaaaggaaaaggaggaaaccatcagacaaaaaaacagcGACGTTCTG GACATGCAGAATGACTTGGACAGGGAGAGCAGCAATCTGCAGGACCTGGAGTCACAGAAGCAGGATGCCCAAGAGCGTTTGGAGGAGATGGACCAGCAGCGCTCCAAGCTGGAGGGAATGCTGAACGACGTGAAGCAGAAGTGCCAAGAGGAGTCCCAGATG atctcGTCCCTTCAGAGCCAGATCCGCTCTCAGGAGACCGACCTCCGCAGCCAGGAAGACGACCTGAGCCGCACCAAGGCCGACCTGagccggctgcaggaggaggaggcccagCTGGAGCAGAGCCTGCTCTCGGGCCGCGTCCAGCTGGACAGCATCATTAAATCACTCAAAACCACCCAGGAGGAGATCAACCAG GCTCGCGGTAAGCTGTCTCTGATCCAGGACAGCCAAAAAGAGATGAGCAAAACCATCGAGGAGTACAACAACGCTCTGAGTGACATGAACGGGGGGAATTTCAGCGCCCTGCCAGACTTAAGTGAGGGCTTCGCTCATAAGGAGAACGGAGGCTTCAGAGCTGCG GATGACTCTTTCAAATCAAGGATAGCCATGTTTAACAACAACAGTGTTAAGGAGGCTCCAGTCGACCCCTTCAAGACAGAAGACCCCTTCAAATCGGATCTGTTCCAAG ATCCATTTGGAGGCGACCCCTTCAAAGAAAGCGATCCCTTCAAAGGCACCTCATCAGAAGACTTCTATAAGAAGACCGACAAGTCAGACTTGTTTGGATCCGCAGACCCCTTTGGCAGAAAACCCACGCCGCCAGTCAAG CCCAGTGCCTTCAGCAGTGACCCTTTCTCATCCAACAGCACTAAACAGAATTCAG ATTTGTTTGGGAAAGCGGACCCCTTCGGAAGCAAGGGCGGCGGATTCGCTGACTTCAGTCAAATGTCGAAG aAGTCGGACAATCCTTCGCTTCCATCAAAGAAGAGTGTGCCTAACCGGCCTGCGCCGCCCTACG
- the LOC115404881 gene encoding epidermal growth factor receptor substrate 15-like 1 isoform X1: MAALMTLSQLSSGNPVYENLYRQLDPGNTGKISAGDAAQFLKRSGLSDSTLGKIWDLADSERRGYLDKRGFFVALRLVASAQGGNDISLNNLNQNLAAPKFRDTSSPLLTVSAPASDSQWAIRPDEKGKFEGIFESLSPVNGLLPGEKVRPVLINSKLPLDVLGKIWDLSDVDKDGYLDKEEFIVAMHLVYRAMEKDPVPTTLPTSLIPPSKRKKSAVGLPGAVAVLPALSGLTPGSTPLKETLRSTPPLSSTTPLIPSAVSLSPQHSFKSPSQPSVNWAVPVADRERYDEIFRKTDSDNDGLVTGGEVIEIFMQSSLSQTMLAQIWGLADTKQTGKLSREQFSVAMYLIQQKVKKGIDPPSTLPPDLIPPSERTAASGLQNYAGLMSSVRPELVALANIRRDSTSSTGSVELTGIKELDDLSQEIAQLQREKFILEQEIKEKEETIRQKNSDVLDMQNDLDRESSNLQDLESQKQDAQERLEEMDQQRSKLEGMLNDVKQKCQEESQMISSLQSQIRSQETDLRSQEDDLSRTKADLSRLQEEEAQLEQSLLSGRVQLDSIIKSLKTTQEEINQARGKLSLIQDSQKEMSKTIEEYNNALSDMNGGNFSALPDLSEGFAHKENGGFRAADDSFKSRIAMFNNNSVKEAPVDPFKTEDPFKSDLFQDPFGGDPFKESDPFKGTSSEDFYKKTDKSDLFGSADPFGRKPTPPVKPSAFSSDPFSSNSTKQNSDLFGKADPFGSKGGGFADFSQMSKKSDNPSLPSKKSVPNRPAPPYGAPGLSAAEPPQSVCSTDPFVSKASRDCPVGFADFGSFGSESQQLEWAKRESEREEQERLRRLRLQEQQDLELAIALSRADMPNA, translated from the exons ATGGCGGCGCTCATGACGCTCAGTCAG CTATCGAGTGGAAACCCAGTATATGAAAACTTGTATAGGCAG cTCGATCcaggaaacacaggaaaaatATCAGCTGGCGATGCAGCTCAGTTCCTTAAGAGGTCAGGTTTGTCTGACAGCACGCTGGGGAAG ATTTGGGATTTGGCAGATTCAGAACGAAGAGGCTACTTGGATAAACGG GGTTTCTTCGTAGCTTTGAGACTGGTTGCTTCAGCGCAGGGTGGAAATGACATCAGCCTTAATAACCTCAACCAAAACTTAGCAGCGCCCAAATTT AGAGATACGAGCAGCCCATTATTAACCGTTTCAGCACCAGCATCTGACTCACAATGGGCAATACGG CCTGATGAAAAAGGAAAGTTTGAGGGAATTTTTGAGAGTCTGTCTCCGGTCAATGGCCTTCTCCCCGGTGAAAAAGTCAGGCCAGTTTTGATCAACTCCAAGCTACCTCTGGATGTATTAGGAAAG ATTTGGGACCTAAGTGATGTGGACAAAGATGGATACTTGGACAAAGAGGAGTTCATAGTG GCCATGCATCTTGTCTATCGCGCCATGGAGAAGGATCCTGTCCCAACCACCTTACCCACATCCCTCATCCCCCCTTCCAAAAGGAAAAAGTCTGCGGTTGGTCTTCCAGGTGCCGTGGCCGTGCTCCCTGCCTTGTCCGGTCTTACGCCGGGCTCGACTCCGCTCAAAGAGACCCTCCGTAGCACTCCTCCTCTGAGTAGCACCACTCCCCTCATCCCCAGCGCTGTCAGCCTTTCTCCACAACACTCCTTCAAGTCCCCCTCACAG CCTTCGGTGAACTGGGCCGTCCCGGTGGCCGACAGAGAGCGATACGACGAAATCTTCAGGAAAACCGACAGCGACAACGACGGCCTCGTCACGGGCGGCGAGGTCATCGAGATCTTCATGCAGTCGTCTCTCAGCCAGACCATGCTCGCTCAGATATG GGGCCTCGCTGACACCAAGCAGACCGGGAAGCTGTCCCGGGAGCAGTTCTCTGTGGCCATGTATCTCATTCAGCAGAAGGTCAAGAAAGGCATCgaccctccctccacccttcctccagaTCTGATCCCCCCATCAGAAAGGACAGCAGCGTCGGGGCTT CAGAACTATGCCGGCCTCATGTCTTCTGTGAGACCGGAACTTGTGGCACTAGCTAATATACGCAGA GACAGTACCAGCTCCACGGGGTCGGTGGAGCTGACAGGCATCAAAGAGCTGGATGACCTCAGCCAGGAAATAGCTCAGCTGCAGAG AGAGAAATTCATCCTCGAGCAGGAGAtaaaggaaaaggaggaaaccatcagacaaaaaaacagcGACGTTCTG GACATGCAGAATGACTTGGACAGGGAGAGCAGCAATCTGCAGGACCTGGAGTCACAGAAGCAGGATGCCCAAGAGCGTTTGGAGGAGATGGACCAGCAGCGCTCCAAGCTGGAGGGAATGCTGAACGACGTGAAGCAGAAGTGCCAAGAGGAGTCCCAGATG atctcGTCCCTTCAGAGCCAGATCCGCTCTCAGGAGACCGACCTCCGCAGCCAGGAAGACGACCTGAGCCGCACCAAGGCCGACCTGagccggctgcaggaggaggaggcccagCTGGAGCAGAGCCTGCTCTCGGGCCGCGTCCAGCTGGACAGCATCATTAAATCACTCAAAACCACCCAGGAGGAGATCAACCAG GCTCGCGGTAAGCTGTCTCTGATCCAGGACAGCCAAAAAGAGATGAGCAAAACCATCGAGGAGTACAACAACGCTCTGAGTGACATGAACGGGGGGAATTTCAGCGCCCTGCCAGACTTAAGTGAGGGCTTCGCTCATAAGGAGAACGGAGGCTTCAGAGCTGCG GATGACTCTTTCAAATCAAGGATAGCCATGTTTAACAACAACAGTGTTAAGGAGGCTCCAGTCGACCCCTTCAAGACAGAAGACCCCTTCAAATCGGATCTGTTCCAAG ATCCATTTGGAGGCGACCCCTTCAAAGAAAGCGATCCCTTCAAAGGCACCTCATCAGAAGACTTCTATAAGAAGACCGACAAGTCAGACTTGTTTGGATCCGCAGACCCCTTTGGCAGAAAACCCACGCCGCCAGTCAAG CCCAGTGCCTTCAGCAGTGACCCTTTCTCATCCAACAGCACTAAACAGAATTCAG ATTTGTTTGGGAAAGCGGACCCCTTCGGAAGCAAGGGCGGCGGATTCGCTGACTTCAGTCAAATGTCGAAG aAGTCGGACAATCCTTCGCTTCCATCAAAGAAGAGTGTGCCTAACCGGCCTGCGCCGCCCTACG
- the LOC115404881 gene encoding epidermal growth factor receptor substrate 15-like 1 isoform X5 → MAALMTLSQLSSGNPVYENLYRQLDPGNTGKISAGDAAQFLKRSGLSDSTLGKIWDLADSERRGYLDKRGFFVALRLVASAQGGNDISLNNLNQNLAAPKFRDTSSPLLTVSAPASDSQWAIRPDEKGKFEGIFESLSPVNGLLPGEKVRPVLINSKLPLDVLGKIWDLSDVDKDGYLDKEEFIVAMHLVYRAMEKDPVPTTLPTSLIPPSKRKKSAVGLPGAVAVLPALSGLTPGSTPLKETLRSTPPLSSTTPLIPSAVSLSPQHSFKSPSQPSVNWAVPVADRERYDEIFRKTDSDNDGLVTGGEVIEIFMQSSLSQTMLAQIWGLADTKQTGKLSREQFSVAMYLIQQKVKKGIDPPSTLPPDLIPPSERTAASGLQNYAGLMSSVRPELVALANIRRDSTSSTGSVELTGIKELDDLSQEIAQLQREKFILEQEIKEKEETIRQKNSDVLDMQNDLDRESSNLQDLESQKQDAQERLEEMDQQRSKLEGMLNDVKQKCQEESQMISSLQSQIRSQETDLRSQEDDLSRTKADLSRLQEEEAQLEQSLLSGRVQLDSIIKSLKTTQEEINQARGKLSLIQDSQKEMSKTIEEYNNALSDMNGGNFSALPDLSEGFAHKENGGFRAADDSFKSRIAMFNNNSVKEAPVDPFKTEDPFKSDLFQDPFGGDPFKESDPFKGTSSEDFYKKTDKSDLFGSADPFGRKPTPPVKPSAFSSDPFSSNSTKQNSDLFGKADPFGSKGGGFADFSQMSKKSDNPSLPSKKSVPNRPAPPYVWK, encoded by the exons ATGGCGGCGCTCATGACGCTCAGTCAG CTATCGAGTGGAAACCCAGTATATGAAAACTTGTATAGGCAG cTCGATCcaggaaacacaggaaaaatATCAGCTGGCGATGCAGCTCAGTTCCTTAAGAGGTCAGGTTTGTCTGACAGCACGCTGGGGAAG ATTTGGGATTTGGCAGATTCAGAACGAAGAGGCTACTTGGATAAACGG GGTTTCTTCGTAGCTTTGAGACTGGTTGCTTCAGCGCAGGGTGGAAATGACATCAGCCTTAATAACCTCAACCAAAACTTAGCAGCGCCCAAATTT AGAGATACGAGCAGCCCATTATTAACCGTTTCAGCACCAGCATCTGACTCACAATGGGCAATACGG CCTGATGAAAAAGGAAAGTTTGAGGGAATTTTTGAGAGTCTGTCTCCGGTCAATGGCCTTCTCCCCGGTGAAAAAGTCAGGCCAGTTTTGATCAACTCCAAGCTACCTCTGGATGTATTAGGAAAG ATTTGGGACCTAAGTGATGTGGACAAAGATGGATACTTGGACAAAGAGGAGTTCATAGTG GCCATGCATCTTGTCTATCGCGCCATGGAGAAGGATCCTGTCCCAACCACCTTACCCACATCCCTCATCCCCCCTTCCAAAAGGAAAAAGTCTGCGGTTGGTCTTCCAGGTGCCGTGGCCGTGCTCCCTGCCTTGTCCGGTCTTACGCCGGGCTCGACTCCGCTCAAAGAGACCCTCCGTAGCACTCCTCCTCTGAGTAGCACCACTCCCCTCATCCCCAGCGCTGTCAGCCTTTCTCCACAACACTCCTTCAAGTCCCCCTCACAG CCTTCGGTGAACTGGGCCGTCCCGGTGGCCGACAGAGAGCGATACGACGAAATCTTCAGGAAAACCGACAGCGACAACGACGGCCTCGTCACGGGCGGCGAGGTCATCGAGATCTTCATGCAGTCGTCTCTCAGCCAGACCATGCTCGCTCAGATATG GGGCCTCGCTGACACCAAGCAGACCGGGAAGCTGTCCCGGGAGCAGTTCTCTGTGGCCATGTATCTCATTCAGCAGAAGGTCAAGAAAGGCATCgaccctccctccacccttcctccagaTCTGATCCCCCCATCAGAAAGGACAGCAGCGTCGGGGCTT CAGAACTATGCCGGCCTCATGTCTTCTGTGAGACCGGAACTTGTGGCACTAGCTAATATACGCAGA GACAGTACCAGCTCCACGGGGTCGGTGGAGCTGACAGGCATCAAAGAGCTGGATGACCTCAGCCAGGAAATAGCTCAGCTGCAGAG AGAGAAATTCATCCTCGAGCAGGAGAtaaaggaaaaggaggaaaccatcagacaaaaaaacagcGACGTTCTG GACATGCAGAATGACTTGGACAGGGAGAGCAGCAATCTGCAGGACCTGGAGTCACAGAAGCAGGATGCCCAAGAGCGTTTGGAGGAGATGGACCAGCAGCGCTCCAAGCTGGAGGGAATGCTGAACGACGTGAAGCAGAAGTGCCAAGAGGAGTCCCAGATG atctcGTCCCTTCAGAGCCAGATCCGCTCTCAGGAGACCGACCTCCGCAGCCAGGAAGACGACCTGAGCCGCACCAAGGCCGACCTGagccggctgcaggaggaggaggcccagCTGGAGCAGAGCCTGCTCTCGGGCCGCGTCCAGCTGGACAGCATCATTAAATCACTCAAAACCACCCAGGAGGAGATCAACCAG GCTCGCGGTAAGCTGTCTCTGATCCAGGACAGCCAAAAAGAGATGAGCAAAACCATCGAGGAGTACAACAACGCTCTGAGTGACATGAACGGGGGGAATTTCAGCGCCCTGCCAGACTTAAGTGAGGGCTTCGCTCATAAGGAGAACGGAGGCTTCAGAGCTGCG GATGACTCTTTCAAATCAAGGATAGCCATGTTTAACAACAACAGTGTTAAGGAGGCTCCAGTCGACCCCTTCAAGACAGAAGACCCCTTCAAATCGGATCTGTTCCAAG ATCCATTTGGAGGCGACCCCTTCAAAGAAAGCGATCCCTTCAAAGGCACCTCATCAGAAGACTTCTATAAGAAGACCGACAAGTCAGACTTGTTTGGATCCGCAGACCCCTTTGGCAGAAAACCCACGCCGCCAGTCAAG CCCAGTGCCTTCAGCAGTGACCCTTTCTCATCCAACAGCACTAAACAGAATTCAG ATTTGTTTGGGAAAGCGGACCCCTTCGGAAGCAAGGGCGGCGGATTCGCTGACTTCAGTCAAATGTCGAAG aAGTCGGACAATCCTTCGCTTCCATCAAAGAAGAGTGTGCCTAACCGGCCTGCGCCGCCCTACG
- the LOC115404881 gene encoding epidermal growth factor receptor substrate 15-like 1 isoform X4, protein MAALMTLSQLSSGNPVYENLYRQLDPGNTGKISAGDAAQFLKRSGLSDSTLGKIWDLADSERRGYLDKRGFFVALRLVASAQGGNDISLNNLNQNLAAPKFRDTSSPLLTVSAPASDSQWAIRPDEKGKFEGIFESLSPVNGLLPGEKVRPVLINSKLPLDVLGKIWDLSDVDKDGYLDKEEFIVAMHLVYRAMEKDPVPTTLPTSLIPPSKRKKSAVGLPGAVAVLPALSGLTPGSTPLKETLRSTPPLSSTTPLIPSAVSLSPQHSFKSPSQPSVNWAVPVADRERYDEIFRKTDSDNDGLVTGGEVIEIFMQSSLSQTMLAQIWGLADTKQTGKLSREQFSVAMYLIQQKVKKGIDPPSTLPPDLIPPSERTAASGLQNYAGLMSSVRPELVALANIRRDSTSSTGSVELTGIKELDDLSQEIAQLQREKFILEQEIKEKEETIRQKNSDVLDMQNDLDRESSNLQDLESQKQDAQERLEEMDQQRSKLEGMLNDVKQKCQEESQMISSLQSQIRSQETDLRSQEDDLSRTKADLSRLQEEEAQLEQSLLSGRVQLDSIIKSLKTTQEEINQARGKLSLIQDSQKEMSKTIEEYNNALSDMNGGNFSALPDLSEGFAHKENGGFRAADDSFKSRIAMFNNNSVKEAPVDPFKTEDPFKSDLFQDPFGGDPFKESDPFKGTSSEDFYKKTDKSDLFGSADPFGRKPTPPVKPSAFSSDPFSSNSTKQNSDLFGKADPFGSKGGGFADFSQMSKKSDNPSLPSKKSVPNRPAPPYGAPGLSAAEPPQSVCSTDPFVSKASRDCPVGFADFGSDPNLWR, encoded by the exons ATGGCGGCGCTCATGACGCTCAGTCAG CTATCGAGTGGAAACCCAGTATATGAAAACTTGTATAGGCAG cTCGATCcaggaaacacaggaaaaatATCAGCTGGCGATGCAGCTCAGTTCCTTAAGAGGTCAGGTTTGTCTGACAGCACGCTGGGGAAG ATTTGGGATTTGGCAGATTCAGAACGAAGAGGCTACTTGGATAAACGG GGTTTCTTCGTAGCTTTGAGACTGGTTGCTTCAGCGCAGGGTGGAAATGACATCAGCCTTAATAACCTCAACCAAAACTTAGCAGCGCCCAAATTT AGAGATACGAGCAGCCCATTATTAACCGTTTCAGCACCAGCATCTGACTCACAATGGGCAATACGG CCTGATGAAAAAGGAAAGTTTGAGGGAATTTTTGAGAGTCTGTCTCCGGTCAATGGCCTTCTCCCCGGTGAAAAAGTCAGGCCAGTTTTGATCAACTCCAAGCTACCTCTGGATGTATTAGGAAAG ATTTGGGACCTAAGTGATGTGGACAAAGATGGATACTTGGACAAAGAGGAGTTCATAGTG GCCATGCATCTTGTCTATCGCGCCATGGAGAAGGATCCTGTCCCAACCACCTTACCCACATCCCTCATCCCCCCTTCCAAAAGGAAAAAGTCTGCGGTTGGTCTTCCAGGTGCCGTGGCCGTGCTCCCTGCCTTGTCCGGTCTTACGCCGGGCTCGACTCCGCTCAAAGAGACCCTCCGTAGCACTCCTCCTCTGAGTAGCACCACTCCCCTCATCCCCAGCGCTGTCAGCCTTTCTCCACAACACTCCTTCAAGTCCCCCTCACAG CCTTCGGTGAACTGGGCCGTCCCGGTGGCCGACAGAGAGCGATACGACGAAATCTTCAGGAAAACCGACAGCGACAACGACGGCCTCGTCACGGGCGGCGAGGTCATCGAGATCTTCATGCAGTCGTCTCTCAGCCAGACCATGCTCGCTCAGATATG GGGCCTCGCTGACACCAAGCAGACCGGGAAGCTGTCCCGGGAGCAGTTCTCTGTGGCCATGTATCTCATTCAGCAGAAGGTCAAGAAAGGCATCgaccctccctccacccttcctccagaTCTGATCCCCCCATCAGAAAGGACAGCAGCGTCGGGGCTT CAGAACTATGCCGGCCTCATGTCTTCTGTGAGACCGGAACTTGTGGCACTAGCTAATATACGCAGA GACAGTACCAGCTCCACGGGGTCGGTGGAGCTGACAGGCATCAAAGAGCTGGATGACCTCAGCCAGGAAATAGCTCAGCTGCAGAG AGAGAAATTCATCCTCGAGCAGGAGAtaaaggaaaaggaggaaaccatcagacaaaaaaacagcGACGTTCTG GACATGCAGAATGACTTGGACAGGGAGAGCAGCAATCTGCAGGACCTGGAGTCACAGAAGCAGGATGCCCAAGAGCGTTTGGAGGAGATGGACCAGCAGCGCTCCAAGCTGGAGGGAATGCTGAACGACGTGAAGCAGAAGTGCCAAGAGGAGTCCCAGATG atctcGTCCCTTCAGAGCCAGATCCGCTCTCAGGAGACCGACCTCCGCAGCCAGGAAGACGACCTGAGCCGCACCAAGGCCGACCTGagccggctgcaggaggaggaggcccagCTGGAGCAGAGCCTGCTCTCGGGCCGCGTCCAGCTGGACAGCATCATTAAATCACTCAAAACCACCCAGGAGGAGATCAACCAG GCTCGCGGTAAGCTGTCTCTGATCCAGGACAGCCAAAAAGAGATGAGCAAAACCATCGAGGAGTACAACAACGCTCTGAGTGACATGAACGGGGGGAATTTCAGCGCCCTGCCAGACTTAAGTGAGGGCTTCGCTCATAAGGAGAACGGAGGCTTCAGAGCTGCG GATGACTCTTTCAAATCAAGGATAGCCATGTTTAACAACAACAGTGTTAAGGAGGCTCCAGTCGACCCCTTCAAGACAGAAGACCCCTTCAAATCGGATCTGTTCCAAG ATCCATTTGGAGGCGACCCCTTCAAAGAAAGCGATCCCTTCAAAGGCACCTCATCAGAAGACTTCTATAAGAAGACCGACAAGTCAGACTTGTTTGGATCCGCAGACCCCTTTGGCAGAAAACCCACGCCGCCAGTCAAG CCCAGTGCCTTCAGCAGTGACCCTTTCTCATCCAACAGCACTAAACAGAATTCAG ATTTGTTTGGGAAAGCGGACCCCTTCGGAAGCAAGGGCGGCGGATTCGCTGACTTCAGTCAAATGTCGAAG aAGTCGGACAATCCTTCGCTTCCATCAAAGAAGAGTGTGCCTAACCGGCCTGCGCCGCCCTACG
- the LOC115404888 gene encoding calreticulin-like has product MGKMQVLAVLAVTLAVCRVHATVYFREEFTDGDAWKSRWVTSKYKSDYGEWKLTAGNFYGDAEKDKGLQTSQDARFYATSARFDPFSNEGKSLVIQFTVKHEQKIDCGGGYVKVFPSELDQTNMHGESSYYIMFGPDICGYSTKKVHVIFNYKGKNHLIKKEIKCKDDELTHLYTLILNSDQTYEVKIDNEKVESGSLEDDWDFLPPKKIKDPEAKKPEDWDDRAKIDDATDTKPEDWDKPENIPDPDAKKPEDWDEDMDGEWEPPMIPNPEYKGEWKPKQIDNPNYKGQWVHPEIDNPEYSADSTIYKFDSIGVLGLDLWQVKSGTIFDNFLITDDVKEAEDVGKETWGVTKEPERKMKQEQDDLKRKEEEEKNKEQDTGDEDEDLDEEEEEEEEEEDAKEDTEEAQTLEEDKPKDEL; this is encoded by the exons ATGGGAAAAATGCAGGTTCTGGCCGTGCTGGCGGTGACGCTGGCCGTGTGCCGCGTGCACGCCACCGTTTATTTTCGGGAGGAGTTCACTGACGGCg atgCGTGGAAAAGTCGCTGGGTGACCTCCAAATACAAGTCTGACTATGGAGAGTGGAAACTCACTGCTGGGAACTTctatggagatgctgagaaagataAAG gtcttcagaCAAGCCAAGATGCTCGTTTCTACGCTACCTCTGCTCGTTTTGATCCTTTCAGCAATGAGGGGAAATCCTTGGTCATTCAGTTTACAGTCAAGCACGAGCAGAAGATCGACTGCGGCGGCGGCTACGTCAAAGTCTTCCCCTCCGAGTTGGACCAGACTAACATGCATGGAGAATCCAGCTACTACATCATGTTTG GCCCTGACATTTGTGGCTACAGCACCAAAAAGGTTCACGTCATCTTTAACTACAAGGGCAAGAATCACCTCAtcaagaaagaaatcaaatgcAAG GATGATGAGCTGACCCATCTCTACACGCTGATCCTGAATTCAGACCAGACCTATGAGGTGAAGATTGACAACGAGAAGGTTGAGTCAGGCAGTCTGGAGGATGACTGGGATTTCCTGCCACCTAAGAAAATCAAGGACCCCGAAGCCAAAAAGCCAGAGGACTGGGACGACCGCGCTAAAATCGACGATGCTACCGACACCAAGCCTGAG GATTGGGACAAGCCCGAAAACATTCCAGATCCTGATGCCAAAAAGCCCGAAGACTGGGATGAGGATATGGATGGAGAGTGGGAGCCACCGATGATCCCCAACCCCGAGTACAAG GGAGAGTGGAAACCTAAACAGATCGACAACCCCAACTACAAGGGCCAGTGGGTGCATCCTGAGATTGACAATCCCGAGTACAGTGCCGATTCCACCATCTACAAGTTCGACAGCATTGGCGTTTTGGGTCTTGATCTCTGGCAG GTGAAATCTGGCACCATCTTTGACAACTTCCTGATTACCGACGATGTGAAGGAAGCGGAAGACGTTGGAAAGGAGACCTGGGGTGTGACAAAG GAGCCAGAGAGGAAAATGAAACAGGAGCAGGACGACTTGAAacgaaaagaggaggaggagaagaacaaaGAGCAGGACACAGGTGACGAAGACGAAGATctagatgaggaagaggaggaagaagaagaggaggaagatgcgaAAGAAGACACTGAGGAAGCACAAACTTTGGAGGAAGACAAACCCAAAGATGAGCTTTGA